From the genome of Papaver somniferum cultivar HN1 chromosome 2, ASM357369v1, whole genome shotgun sequence, one region includes:
- the LOC113350301 gene encoding cytochrome P450 87A3-like, with amino-acid sequence MLVTASLCIGTFIIICITHWVYRWRNPRCNGKLPPGSMGFPIIGETHRFFTPTTSSDVSPFMKERMETYGPVFKTSLVWQSFVVSTDPEVNHMIMSQQEGQSFEFWYPDSFKKILGEASLLTLHGSIHKYIRNMVLSFVGPESLKQKLLPHVVHGVQRNLSLWANEDSVDLVESVKEMIFELTAKKLISYVYNPNKSSENLRECFSKFTEGLISFPLDIPGTAYHKCLQGRKQTMEILKDMLQERRKKPKSYQEDFFDYILDELKTEGTVLTEAIGLDLIFLLLFASFETTSVSTTFAIKLLTENPAVLEELTEEHEALIHRRKNEDEQLTWKEYKSMKFTTQVINEAVRLANIVPGVFRKALKDIHIKGYTIPAGWAVMLCIPSAHLNPSTYQDPLEFNPHRWDGVELNGATKDFMAFGAGQRFCVGTDFAKLQMAVFLHYLVTKYRWKTIKGGDIARVPGVTFPNGFHVKISETNT; translated from the exons atgttagTAACTGCTAGTTTATGCATTGGTACCTTTATTATCATATGCATAACTCACTGGGTTTATAGATGGAGAAATCCCAGATGCAATGGAAAACTTCCTCCTGGTTCTATGGGCTTCCCTATTATTGGGGAAACTCATCGGTTCTTTACACCAACTACATCATCTGATGTTTCTCCTTTCATGAAAGAAAGAATGGAAAC ATATGGTCCCGTTTTTAAAACTAGTTTGGTGTGGCAGTCTTTCGTCGTATCAACAGACCCTGAAGTCAATCACATGATCATGTCCCAGCAAGAAGGCCAGTCATTTGAATTTTGGTATCCTGATAGTTTCAAAAAGATATTAGGGGAAGCAAGTTTATTGACACTACATGGTTCCATTCATAAGTACATAAGGAACATGGTTTTGAGTTTCGTTGGTCCTGAAAGTCTGAAACAAAAGCTTCTCCCTCATGTAGTACATGGGGTACAAAGAAATTTATCGTTGTGGGCTAATGAAGATAGTGTAGATTTGGTAGAATCAGTGAAGGAG ATGATATTTGAACTGACTGCAAAGAAACTCATCAGCTACGTATATAATCCTAACAAGTCCTCGGAGAATCTAAGAGAATGTTTTTCTAAATTCACTGAAGGATTAATTTCTTTCCCACTAGACATTCCTGGGACCGCGTACCATAAATGCTTACAG GGCCGTAAGCAAACAATGGAGATTTTGAAAGATATGCTACAAGAGAGACGAAAAAAACCTAAAAGTTACCAAGAAGATTTCTTTGATTATATCCTGGACGAACTGAAGACTGAAGGAACTGTGCTGACCGAAGCAATTGGTTTAgacttaatatttttgcttctctTCGCCAGTTTTGAGACGACATCTGTATCAACAACTTTTGCTATTAAGTTACTCACAGAGAACCCTGCAGTTTTGGAGGAATTAACG GAAGAACATGAAGCACTCATCCACCGCAGAAAAAACGAAGATGAACAACTGACATGGAAAGAATACAAATCAATGAAATTCACAACTCAG GTTATCAATGAGGCAGTGAGATTAGCAAATATTGTTCCTGGAGTTTTCAGAAAAGCATTGAAGGACATACATATAAAAG GATACACGATACCAGCAGGGTGGGCTGTCATGTTATGCATTCCGTCAGCACATCTGAATCCTTCCACGTACCAAGATCCCCTTGAGTTCAATCCACATAGATGGGAT GGAGTGGAGTTAAATGGAGCAACAAAAGATTTCATGGCTTTTGGTGCTGGTCAGAGATTTTGTGTTGGAACAGACTTTGCCAAGCTACAGATGGCTGTTTTTCTTCATTACTTGGTTACAAAATACAG GTGGAAAACAATTAAAGGAGGAGATATTGCCCGGGTTCCTGGCGTAACATTTCCAAATGGTTTTCACGTTAAAATCTCAGAAACGAACACCTGA